A window from Citrus sinensis cultivar Valencia sweet orange chromosome 3, DVS_A1.0, whole genome shotgun sequence encodes these proteins:
- the LOC102620060 gene encoding cytochrome P450 736A117-like, protein MMEPLFWFAVAAIFFIVALFKWYIFKPINKILLPPSPPKLPIIGNLHQIGSHPHRSLDALAQRYGPLMLLHFGKVRVLVVSSADAARQILKTHDLIFANRPKLTPLEKLFYGSKDVATSPYGEYWRQIKSICVLHLLSNRRIHSFRNVRAEEVGLMIKKIESLVSSSLPVNLSEVLYTLTNDVLCTVALGRKYSAGGEGVSKFRKLLGEAMELMGGFYVGDYISWLGWVCNFNGFNAKLEKTAKGIDDFLDGVVEEHEKRMSNCGEVEDDHHQDFVDVLLGIQKENTLGFPIDRVSIKAIIFNMFGAGTDTTYTLLEWAMTELLRHPKIMKEVQNEIREIVGDKSNVTEDDLDKFHYLKAVFKETLRIHPPIPILLPRQSTQDVKINGYDIPEGTQVYINYATIAKDRASWDQADEFRPERFLVNPSINFLGNDLQFIPFGAGRRICPGIEFTMRVNELALASLLNKFDWSQPCEEREEDMDITESTGATKHKKSALIALATPYFR, encoded by the exons atgatgGAGCCCTTGTTCTGGTTCGCAGTTGCAGCCATCTTCTTCATTGTTGCCCTTTTCAAATGGTACATTTTCAAGCCCATCAACAAAATCCTATTACCACCTTCTCCACCAAAGCTCCCAATCATTGGAAACCTCCACCAGATTGGCTCTCACCCTCATCGCTCACTTGATGCACTAGCACAACGCTATGGCCCCCTCATGTTGCTTCACTTTGGCAAAGTTCGGGTTCTTGTTGTCTCCTCTGCTGATGCCGCCCGCCAGATCTTGAAAACCCATGATCTTATCTTTGCAAACCGACCAAAGCTAACACCACTTGAAAAACTCTTCTACGGTTCTAAAGACGTGGCGACGTCACCTTATGGTGAGTACTGGAGACAGATCAAAAGCATATGTGTGTTACATCTTTTAAGTAACAGACGGATTCATTCTTTCCGTAATGTTAGGGCAGAAGAGGTAGGccttatgataaaaaaaattgaatcacTTGTTTCATCTTCTTTGCCAGTCAATTTAAGTGAAGTGTTGTATACTCTAACGAACGATGTATTGTGTACGGTGGCTTTGGGAAGAAAGTATAGTGCTGGAGGGGAGGGTGTGAGTAAGTTTAGGAAGCTTTTGGGGGAGGCTATGGAGTTGATGGGTGGTTTCTATGTGGGAGATTACATTTCATGGCTTGGTTGGGTGTGCAATTTCAATGGCTTTAATGCCAAGcttgagaaaacggctaagGGGATTGATGATTTTCTAGATGGAGTTGTTGAAGAGCACGAGAAGAGGATGAGTAATTGTGGGGAAGTTGAGGATGACCATCATCAGGACTTTGTAGATGTCTTGCTTGGGATTCAGAAAGAAAATACGCTTGGCTTTCCCATTGACAGAGTTAGCATAAAGGCCATTATCTTT AATATGTTTGGGGCTGGCACAGACACCACATACACACTCCTAGAATGGGCAATGACGGAGCTCTTAAGGCACCCAAAGATTATGAAGGAAGTGCAAAATGAAATTAGAGAAATTGTTGGTGACAAATCAAACGTAACCGAGGATGATTTGGATAAATTCCATTACTTAAAAGCTGTGTTTAAAGAGACTCTACGCATTCATCCACCAATTCCGATATTACTTCCTCGGCAATCGACTCAGGATGTCAAAATAAATGGCTACGATATTCCTGAGGGAACACAAGTGTACATTAATTATGCGACAATCGCTAAAGACCGTGCTTCTTGGGATCAAGCTGACGAATTTCGGCCCGAGAGGTTCTTAGTAAATCCTTCAATCAATTTCCTAGGCAATGATCTTCAGTTCATTCCGTTTGGAGCTGGTAGAAGAATTTGCCCTGGCATAGAGTTTACAATGAGAGTAAATGAGCTCGCATTGGCAAGTCTTTTAAACAAGTTTGATTGGTCACAGCCTTGcgaagagagagaggaagatATGGACATCACTGAATCAACTGGTGCAACCAAACATAAGAAATCGGCTCTTATTGCATTGGCAACTCCGTATTTCCGCTAA
- the LOC127900820 gene encoding anthranilate N-methyltransferase-like — MSIVLPAAMQAASELGVFEIIAKAGPTAKISAVEIAAQMPSSNPNAAVMLDRILRLLVTHRVLRCTSAGDDQRLYGLAHVAKYFVLNRDGVSLCPSRPWLETKPYEIYDLKPKEDEKVFDTLYSLMCKLTDAVLEGGISFNKVHGTGFYEYAGNDFRFNGVFNKAMLNHTSIVTNRIIDSSKGFEQIKQLVDVGGGLGVNVNIIISNYLHIKGVNFDLSHVIQDSSSYSGVKHIGGIMLERIPKGDAILIKGLY; from the exons ATGAGCATAGTGTTACCTGCAGCTATGCAAGCAGCATCAGAGCTTGGAGTCTTTGAGATTATAGCCAAAGCAGGTCCAACGGCCAAAATCTCAGCAGTAGAAATTGCAGCACAGATGCCGAGCAGCAACCCGAATGCAGCGGTGATGCTTGATCGGATCCTTCGCTTACTTGTGACCCACCGAGTGCTTCGTTGCACTTCAGCTGGTGATGATCAGAGGCTGTATGGTCTTGCACATGTGGCCAAATACTTTGTGCTTAATCGAGATGGTGTTTCACTCTGTCCCTCAAGGCCATGGCTTGAGACCAAGCCTTACGAGATATATG ATTTGAAGCCAAAAGAAGATGAGAAAGTCTTTGATACTTTATATTCTCTCAT GTGTAAGCTGACAGACGCAGTTCTCGAAGGAGGAATCTCATTCAATAAGGTTCATGGAACCGGATTCTATGAGTATGCGGGCAATGATTTTAGATTCAATGGAGTTTTCAATAAGGCAATGTTGAATCACACTAGCATAGTTACGAATAGAATCATAGACTCTTCTAAGGGCTTCGAGCAAATTAAGCAGCTGGTGGATGTCGGTGGTGGCCTTGGAGTCAACGTTAATATAATCATTTCTAATTATCTTCATATTAAAGGTGTTAATTTTGACTTGTCTCATGTTATTCAAGATTCCTCATCTTATTCCG GTGTGAAACATATAGGTGGGATTATGTTGGAAAGAATTCCAAAGGGGGATGCCATTTTGATCAAA GGCTTATATTAA
- the LOC102620338 gene encoding anthranilate N-methyltransferase-like: protein MDSSAKTQHKHKHNEEEEEEEENEEDTYSFAMQLAMSIVLPASMQAAAELGVFEIIAKAGPGAKLSAAQIAAQMPSRNPNTGVMLDRILRLLVTNRVLRCSLSSAGDNQRLYSLAPVAKYFVLNQDGVSLCPLLAMAGDQAILDIWYKLADAVLQGGIPFNKVHGMGVYEYAGNDSRFNGVLNKAMLNHTSIVMNRILDSYNGFEQIKQLVDVGGGLGVTLNIITSRYPHIEGVNFDLPHVIQNAPSYPGVKHIGGNMFERIPKGDAILMKWILHNWGDEHCLTLLKNCYEAIPENGKIIIIDRMPMVTPEATAAAREASMMDIIMLMQFSGGRERTTQEFMALANKAGFNGVNYECFACNFCIIEFIK from the exons ATGGATTCTTCAGCAAAGACtcaacacaaacacaaacacaatgaagaagaagaagaagaagaagaaaatgaagaagatacGTATTCATTTGCCATGCAACTGGCAATGAGCATAGTGTTACCTGCGTCTATGCAAGCGGCAGCAGAACTTGGAGTCTTTGAGATTATAGCCAAAGCAGGTCCAGGGGCTAAACTCTCTGCAGCACAAATCGCAGCACAGATGCCGAGCCGCAACCCCAATACAGGGGTTATGCTTGACCGGATCCTTCGGCTACTTGTGACCAACCGCGTGCTTCGTTGCTCTCTTTCATCAGCTGGTGATAATCAGAGGCTGTACAGTCTTGCACCTGTGGCCAAATACTTTGTGCTTAATCAAGATGGTGTCTCACTCTGTCCCCTCTTGGCCATGGCTGGAGACCAAGCCATACTAGATATATG GTACAAGCTGGCAGACGCAGTTCTTCAGGGaggaatcccattcaacaagGTTCACGGAATGGGAGTCTATGAGTATGCAGGCAATGATTCTAGATTTAACGGAGTTTTAAATAAGGCAATGTTGAATCACACTAGCATAGTTATGAATAGAATCCTTGACTCTTACAATGGCTTTGAGCAAATTAAGCAGCTAGTGGATGTCGGTGGTGGCCTTGGGGTCACCCTTAATATAATCACTTCTAGATATCCTCATATTGAAGGAGTTAATTTTGACTTGCCTCATGTTATTCAAAATGCTCCATCTTATCCCG GTGTGAAACATATAGGTGGAAATATGTTTGAAAGAATTCCAAAAGGGGATGCCATTTTGATGAAG TGGATACTTCATAACTGGGGTGATGAGCATTGCTTAACTTTGTTGAAGAATTGCTACGAGGCTATTCCGGAAAACGGAAAGATAATTATCATCGATAGGATGCCAATGGTAACGCCTGAGGCTACCGCAGCCGCTAGAGAAGCCTCCATGATGgatataattatgttaatgCAATTTTCAGGAGGAAGGGAACGAACCACACAAGAATTTATGGCATTAGCAAACAAAGCTGGATTTAACGGTGTCAATTATGAATGTTTTGCGTGTAATTTTTGCATCATTGAGTTCATCAAGTGA
- the LOC102620622 gene encoding beta-amyrin 28-monooxygenase-like translates to MELLLLSTLLILTLCCHFFYLFIKPNKQNGSEKLPLPPGHVSWPFKYFETLDYLKKARTNTIHKFIAERVQKYKTKCFKTCHIGQNMVFLTSAEGNKFLFSNDYKLVRSWWPVTFLKVFENAGEEITVEEVIRARKQFLSFFNEPDALARHVAITDQVVQDHFKCYWDGSKQVGVYPLARKLTFDVSCRLLADIQDREILDESLPLMGNVVRAFFAFPINFPGTILNRAIKSSRRLRKIFVDIIKERRGDLLEKKNLDQRNDVLSRLLVENYKEGRDIDDVFLAKNLVSLLSAAYDNPSVTITSIVKNLAERPEIYEKVRKEQIEIAKSKAPGEHMSMEDVKKMKFSMNVLSESLRLEAPASGTFREALDDFNYEGFLIPKGWKVHWSVHATHRNPEYFSNPETFDPSRFERNDPIVPYSYVPFGGGHHICPGKDYAKLQILLFMHHVVRKFKWEKVNPDEQLIRAPNLFAPKGLPVRLYPYAYEN, encoded by the exons ATGGAGCTCCTCCTCCTTTCCACACTCCTCATTCTCACTCTCTGCTGCCACTTCTTTTACCTCTTCATCAAACCCAACAAACAAAATGGTTCTGAAAAGCTTCCTCTTCCACCAGGTCATGTAAGCTGGCCTTTCAAGTATTTCGAAACTTTAGATTACCTGAAAAAGGCCAGGACAAACACCATTCACAAATTCATTGCCGAGAGAgtccaaaaatacaaaaccaaGTGTTTCAAGACCTGCCATATTGGCCAAAACATGGTGTTTTTAACAAGCGCCGAGGGAAACAAGTTCTTGTTTTCCAATGACTACAAGCTTGTTAGATCCTGGTGGCCGGTGACTTTCCTTAAAGTCTTTGAAAACGCCGGCGAGGAGATCACCGTTGAGGAAGTCATCAGGGCTCGCAAGCAATTCCTCTCATTCTTCAATGAGCCCGATGCTCTTGCGAGACACGTGGCGATTACCGATCAAGTTGTGCAAGATCACTTCAAGTGTTACTGGGATGGTTCCAAACAAGTTGGAGTATACCCTCtagcaagaaaattaacatttgATGTGTCCTGTCGATTGCTGGCTGATATTCAGGATCGAGAAATTCTCGACGAGAGCCTGCCCTTGATGGGCAACGTTGTGAGGGCTTTTTTTGCGTTCCCCATCAACTTCCCCGGGACGATACTAAACCGTGCCATTAAATCTTCCAGGAGATTGCGTAAGATTTTTGTTGATATTATTAAAGAGAGGAGGGGGGACTTGTTGGAGAAGAAGAACTTGGATCAAAGAAATGATGTTTTGTCGAGATTACTCGTCGAGAACTACAAGGAAGGCAGAGATATTGATGATGTTTTTCTTGCTAAAAACTTGGTATCATTGCTCTCAGCTGCCTATGACAATCCTAGCGTAACCATTACATCCATTGTGAAAAATCTTGCGGAGCGGCCTGAAATCTATGAAAAAGTTCGTAAAG AGCAAATAGAGATAGCAAAGTCGAAAGCACCAGGAGAGCATATGAGCATGGAGGACGTAAAAAAGATGAAGTTCTCGATGAACGTGTTAAGTGAATCGTTGAGGTTAGAAGCTCCTGCGTCAGGAACTTTCAGAGAGGCTCTTGATGACTTCAACTACGAAGGATTCCTAATTCCCAAGGGATGGAAG GTACACTGGAGCGTACATGCAACACATAGAAATCctgaatatttttcaaaccCGGAAACGTTTGACCCATCGAGATTTGAAAGAAACGATCCGATAGTTCCTTACTCTTATGTGCCATTTGGAGGTGGTCACCACATTTGTCCTGGAAAAGATTATGCAAAACTACAAATACTCTTATTCATGCATCACGTAGTGAGAAAGTTCAAGTGGGAGAAAGTGAACCCGGATGAACAATTGATAAGAGCTCCAAATTTGTTTGCTCCCAAGGGGCTTCCAGTTCGCCTCTATCCCTATGCCTATGAGAATTAG
- the LOC102625141 gene encoding beta-amyrin 28-monooxygenase has translation MELLLLILSTLLILTLVCHFFYLNKQNGPEKLPLPPGHVSWPFKYFETLDYLKKAKTDAIHEFIAERVHKYKNSKCFKTYHVGQKMVFLTSAEGNKFLFSNDYKLVRSWWPDTFLKVLENAGDEITIEDVTRARKQFLSFFNEPDALARHVAITDQVVQDHFRRYWDGCNEVRVYPLARKLTFDVSFRLLADIRDREILDESLPLMVQVVRAFFALPINFPGTTFNRAIKSSRKLRKIFVDIIKERRSELLEKKNLDERNDILSRILVENYKEGKNVDDVFLAKNLVALLSAAFDNPSATITSIMKNLADLPEISEKVRKEQIEIAKSKAPGEPMSMKDIKKMKYSMSVISESLRLEPPASGTFREAIEDFNYEGFRIPKGWKVHWSIHATNRNPEYFPNPETFDPSRFERNDPIVPYSYVPFGGGQHICPGKDYAKLQILLFMRHAVRKFKWEKVNPDEQMIRDPDLSPAKGLPVRLCPYACDNELA, from the exons ATGGAACTCCTCCTCCTCATCCTTTCCACACTCCTCATACTCACTCTCGTTTGCCACTTCTTTTATCTCAACAAACAAAATGGTCCTGAAAAACTCCCTCTCCCACCAGGTCATGTAAGCTGGCCTTTCAagtattttgaaactttagaTTATCTCAAAAAGGCCAAAACAGATGCCATTCATGAATTCATTGCTGAGAGAGTACACAAGTACAAAAACAGTAAGTGTTTCAAGACATATCACGTTGGTCAAAAAATGGTGTTTCTAACAAGCGCCGAGGGCAACAAATTCTTGTTCTCCAATGACTACAAGCTTGTGAGATCCTGGTGGCCAGATACCTTCCTTAAAGTCTTAGAAAATGCCGGCGACGAGATTACCATTGAGGATGTTACCAGGGCTCGTAAGCAATTCCTCTCATTCTTCAATGAGCCTGATGCTCTCGCGAGACACGTAGCGATTACTGATCAAGTTGTGCAAGATCACTTCAGGCGTTACTGGGACGGTTGCAATGAAGTCAGAGTGTATCCTCtagcaagaaaattaacatttgATGTATCTTTTCGATTGCTGGCCGATATTCGGGATCGAGAAATTCTCGACGAGAGCTTGCCCTTGATGGTCCAAGTAGTGAGGGCATTTTTTGCACTGCCCATAAACTTCCCCGGGACAACATTCAATCGTGCGATTAAGTCGTCGAGGAAGTTACGTAAGATTTTTGTTGATATTATTAAAGAACGGAGGAGCGAATTATTGGAGAAGAAGAACTTGGATGAAAGGAATGATATTTTGTCGAGAATCCTCGTCGAGAATTACAAGGAAGGCAAAAACGTTGATGATGTTTTTCTTGCAAAGAACTTGGTAGCATTACTCTCAGCAGCCTTTGACAATCCTAGCGCAACCATTACTTCCATTATGAAAAATCTTGCGGACCTGCCTGAAATTTCTGAAAAAGTCCGTAAAG AGCAAATAGAGATAGCAAAGTCGAAAGCACCAGGAGAGCCTATGAGTATGAAGGACATAAAAAAGATGAAGTACTCAATGAGTGTGATAAGTGAATCGTTAAGATTAGAACCCCCAGCGTCTGGAACTTTCAGAGAAGCTATTGAAGACTTCAACTACGAAGGATTTCGGATTCCCAAGGGATGGAAG GTACACTGGAGTATACATGCAACAAATAGAAACCCTGAATATTTTCCAAACCCGGAAACGTTTGACCCATCAAGATTTGAAAGAAATGATCCCATTGTTCCTTACTCTTACGTGCCATTTGGAGGAGGACAGCACATATGTCCTGGAAAAGATTAtgcaaaattacaaatacTCTTATTCATGCGTCATGCGGTGAGAAAATTCAAGTGGGAGAAAGTGAACCCAGATGAGCAAATGATAAGAGATCCAGACTTGTCTCCTGCCAAGGGACTCCCAGTTCGCCTCTGTCCCTATGCCTGTGATAATGAATTAgcatga